In a genomic window of Gossypium arboreum isolate Shixiya-1 chromosome 9, ASM2569848v2, whole genome shotgun sequence:
- the LOC108456442 gene encoding uncharacterized protein LOC108456442: MESNRKHRGFIKSKLTPFYRAAKPALSAMPYTTKVKPNQASSTTASVSFHDYKISQPKQVSFFVPAADKKRENLSQIDTFFGFAGDEAVDIKASTYISSVQERFKLERNSEQVMLQETH; the protein is encoded by the coding sequence ATGGAGTCCAACCGGAAGCACCGAGGGTTCATCAAGTCAAAGCTGACGCCGTTCTACAGAGCCGCGAAACCAGCTTTATCGGCGATGCCGTACACCACTAAGGTAAAACCAAACCAGGCTTCTTCTACGACAGCTTCGGTCAGCTTCCACGACTACAAAATTTCGCAACCGAAGCAGGTTTCGTTTTTCGTACCAGCAGCTGATAAGAAGCGAGAAAATTTAAGCCAAATCGACACCTTCTTCGGATTTGCTGGTGATGAAGCTGTTGATATCAAAGCTTCAACTTACATCTCTTCGGTTCAAGAACGTTTCAAGCTTGAAAGAAACTCTGAACAAGTTATGCTCCAAGAAACTCACTAG
- the LOC108456480 gene encoding uncharacterized protein LOC108456480, translated as MSGDWGPVLVATVLFVLCTPGLLCQLPGNKRPVEFANFQTSPISIFIHTIIFFGLVTIFVIAIGIHIYSG; from the coding sequence ATGTCGGGCGATTGGGGGCCTGTGTTAGTGGCAACGGTGCTGTTCGTGTTGTGCACACCAGGGTTGCTTTGTCAGTTGCCTGGAAACAAAAGGCCAGTGGAATTTGCAAACTTTCAGACCAGCCCCATCTCCATTTTTATTCACACAATCATATTCTTTGGCCTAGTCACCATCTTTGTGATAGCTATTGGAATTCACATCTACTCAGGCTAG